One segment of Nomia melanderi isolate GNS246 chromosome 10, iyNomMela1, whole genome shotgun sequence DNA contains the following:
- the Cpsf6 gene encoding cleavage and polyadenylation specificity factor subunit 6 isoform X14, with product MADGDIDLYADDLEQDFAQDEFAGDGVDLYDDVIAAPAGGNGGVSTGNSGDGGGDSTSPKEETNGSAPYHQLGNNIQPNQIGRRHQLYVGNLTWWTSDQDITDAVQSIGVSDFVEVKFFENRANGQSKGFCVISLGSEQSMRICMERLPKKELHGQNPVVTFPTKQALNQFESQCKTRPAPAPQQSQSQRPHNPHQHQPPMPPHQQHPQHPQHPQHSQQNHGPRMMMGPPQGVRPQRMPPPGMGPPGPGGPGQQGPPRIHGPPMGPGPGPHHPLPGHPNQGPPPPPGYQQGPWNGPRPNGPPGPPRGPSGPGAPPQQGPPGPGPGQHRPPGMQFHGGPPGPPGQGPPRGPPGHPGGPPGDPRGAQPRPEWNRPPGPGGPPPGHGGPPQGPPQGPPGGPAPHVNPAFFPQGPPHQHPGQHPPGPPGPPHGPPHGPPHGPPHGPPHGPPHGQPHGPPHVPPHGYGPPATQPPYGAPGPDHRPEGPPPLTEQEFEEIMSRNRTVSSSAIARAVSDAAAGEYASAIETLVTAISLIKQSKVAADDRCKILISSLQDTLRGVETKSYGSARRERSRSRDRERSHRRRRERSRSRDREYRERSRDRDRERDRERDRERERDRDRDRERYYSEPYPRERSRSRERERERERDREYRERSREESTTRQSARPRVKEEPPETAPVSSSKASRYYDDRYRERERDRDRERESSRRPSEREREPERERERERERDRRDERGDSSHRSRH from the exons ATGGCGGACGGTGACATTGATTTGTACGCCGACGATCTCGAGCAAGATTTCGCGCAG gATGAGTTTGCTGGTGATGGCGTTGATTTATATGATGACGTGATAGCAGCTCCCGCTGGTGGTAATGGTGGCGTTTCTACAGGCAATAGCGGAGATGGTGGAGGTGACAGTACATCACCAAAGGAAGAAACAAATGGCAGTGCCCCGTATCATCAACTCGGGAATAACATTCAACCAAACCAAATTGGAAGACGTCACCAATTATATGTTGGAAATTTAACTTGG TGGACAAGTGATCAAGATATAACTGATGCAGTACAAAGTATTGGAGTATCTGACTTTGTGGAAGTAAAATTCTTCGAAAATCGAGCAAACGGACAATCCAAAGGCTTCTGCGTGATTTCTCTGGGTTCAGAACAAAGTATGAGAATATGCATGGAAAGATTACCCAAGAAAGAATTACATGGACAAAATCCAGTAGTAACATTTCCTACCAAACAAGCCTTGAATCAA TTCGAGTCTCAGTGCAAGACACGTCCGGCTCCGGCTCCTCAGCAAAGTCAAAGTCAGCGTCCCCATAATCCGCATCAACATCAACCACCAATGCCGCCTCATCAACAGCATCCACAGCATCCCCAACACCCTCAACATTCACAACAAAATCATGGTCCTAGGATGATGATGGGTCCTCCGCAGGGTGTGAGACCACAGAGAATGCCACCACCAGGTATGGGTCCGCCAGGTCCAGGTGGACCTGGCCAACAAGGCCCACCACGTATACATGGTCCACCCATGGGACCTGGACCTGGACCGCATCATCCTTTACCTGGACATCCGAACCAGGGTCCACCACCTCCTCCTGGATATCAACAGGGACCTTGGAACGGTCCAAGACCAAATGGTCCACCTGGACCGCCTAGAGGTCCAAGCGGACCCGGTGCTCCGCCACAACAAGGACCACCCGGACCAGGTCCTGGCCAACATCGACCACCCGGAATG CAGTTTCATGGTGGTCCACCTGGTCCACCCGGTCAGGGGCCTCCACGTGGTCCACCTGGTCATCCTGGTGGACCTCCGGGTGATCCGAGAGGTGCCCAACCACGTCCAGAATGGAATAGACCACCAG GTCCAGGAGGACCCCCGCCCGGACACGGAGGACCGCCTCAAGGACCACCGCAAGGACCTCCGGGAGGACCAGCGCCGCACGTTAATCCAGCATTCTTCCCGCAAGGACCGCCTCATCAACATCCGGGACAACATCCACCAGGTCCTCCAGGTCCACCTCATGGACCACCACACGGTCCACCTCATGGTCCTCCCCATGGTCCTCCTCACGGACCTCCTCATGGTCAGCCTCATGGGCCTCCTCATGTGCCACCGCACGGTTATGGACCACCTGCGACacaa CCACCCTACGGTGCACCGGGACCCGATCATCGCCCAGAAGGACCTCCTCCACTCACAGAACAAGAATTCGAAGAGATTATGAGTCGAAATAGAACAGTTTCTTCCTCTGCCATTGCTCGAGCAGTGTCAGACGCTGCGGCAGGAGAATACGCGAGCGCCATAGAAACCTTGGTTACAGCCATTTCCTTGATAAAGCAATCCAAGGTCGCTGCAGACGACAGATGCAAAATTCTGATCAGTTCTCTACAAGATACTTTACGCGGTGTTGAAACCAAGAGCTACGGCTCCGCGCGAAGAG AACGATCACGTTCGCGCGATAGAGAACGCAGTCACAGGAGGAGGCGCGAACGATCAAGAAGCCGTGACAGAGAGTACAGAGAGAGAAGCAGGGATAGGGACAGAGAGCGCGACAGAGAACGCGATCGTGAGAGGGAAAGAGATCGTGATCGTGACAGGGAACGTTATTACAGTGAACCATATCCACGGGAGAGATCACGAAGCAGGGAGAGGGAACGTGAACGTGAAAGAGATCGCGAGTATAGAGAGCGAAGCAGAGAAGAAAG TACGACACGTCAGTCAGCCAGGCCAAGAGTAAAAGAAGAACCGCCAGAGACGGCTCCCGTCTCGTCTTCCAAGGCGTCTAG GTATTATGACGATCGCTACAGAGAACGTGAACGAGACAGAGATCGAGAACGAGAATCAAGCCGCAGACCATCGGAGAGAGAACGAGAACCGGAGCGTGAACGGGAACGTGAACGAGAAAGAGATCGCCGCGACGAACGTGGAGACTCCTCGCATCGCTCGAGACATTAA
- the Cpsf6 gene encoding cleavage and polyadenylation specificity factor subunit 6 isoform X9 gives MADGDIDLYADDLEQDFAQDEFAGDGVDLYDDVIAAPAGGNGGVSTGNSGDGGGDSTSPKEETNGSAPYHQLGNNIQPNQIGRRHQLYVGNLTWWTSDQDITDAVQSIGVSDFVEVKFFENRANGQSKGFCVISLGSEQSMRICMERLPKKELHGQNPVVTFPTKQALNQFESQCKTRPAPAPQQSQSQRPHNPHQHQPPMPPHQQHPQHPQHPQHSQQNHGPRMMMGPPQGVRPQRMPPPGMGPPGPGGPGQQGPPRIHGPPMGPGPGPHHPLPGHPNQGPPPPPGYQQGPWNGPRPNGPPGPPRGPSGPGAPPQQGPPGPGPGQHRPPGMSCTRDLSETSYHMPQQFHGGPPGPPGQGPPRGPPGHPGGPPGDPRGAQPRPEWNRPPGMHHGPQGPPGFPQHQHMQGPQPGQGPPQRGPPPGSMGGMLPGPGGPPPGHGGPPQGPPQGPPGGPAPHVNPAFFPQGPPHQHPGQHPPGPPGPPHGPPHGPPHGPPHGPPHGPPHGQPHGPPHVPPHGYGPPATQPPYGAPGPDHRPEGPPPLTEQEFEEIMSRNRTVSSSAIARAVSDAAAGEYASAIETLVTAISLIKQSKVAADDRCKILISSLQDTLRGVETKSYGSARRERSRSRDRERSHRRRRERSRSRDREYRERSRDRDRERDRERDRERERDRDRDRERYYSEPYPRERSRSRERERERERDREYRERSREERYYDDRYRERERDRDRERESSRRPSEREREPERERERERERDRRDERGDSSHRSRH, from the exons ATGGCGGACGGTGACATTGATTTGTACGCCGACGATCTCGAGCAAGATTTCGCGCAG gATGAGTTTGCTGGTGATGGCGTTGATTTATATGATGACGTGATAGCAGCTCCCGCTGGTGGTAATGGTGGCGTTTCTACAGGCAATAGCGGAGATGGTGGAGGTGACAGTACATCACCAAAGGAAGAAACAAATGGCAGTGCCCCGTATCATCAACTCGGGAATAACATTCAACCAAACCAAATTGGAAGACGTCACCAATTATATGTTGGAAATTTAACTTGG TGGACAAGTGATCAAGATATAACTGATGCAGTACAAAGTATTGGAGTATCTGACTTTGTGGAAGTAAAATTCTTCGAAAATCGAGCAAACGGACAATCCAAAGGCTTCTGCGTGATTTCTCTGGGTTCAGAACAAAGTATGAGAATATGCATGGAAAGATTACCCAAGAAAGAATTACATGGACAAAATCCAGTAGTAACATTTCCTACCAAACAAGCCTTGAATCAA TTCGAGTCTCAGTGCAAGACACGTCCGGCTCCGGCTCCTCAGCAAAGTCAAAGTCAGCGTCCCCATAATCCGCATCAACATCAACCACCAATGCCGCCTCATCAACAGCATCCACAGCATCCCCAACACCCTCAACATTCACAACAAAATCATGGTCCTAGGATGATGATGGGTCCTCCGCAGGGTGTGAGACCACAGAGAATGCCACCACCAGGTATGGGTCCGCCAGGTCCAGGTGGACCTGGCCAACAAGGCCCACCACGTATACATGGTCCACCCATGGGACCTGGACCTGGACCGCATCATCCTTTACCTGGACATCCGAACCAGGGTCCACCACCTCCTCCTGGATATCAACAGGGACCTTGGAACGGTCCAAGACCAAATGGTCCACCTGGACCGCCTAGAGGTCCAAGCGGACCCGGTGCTCCGCCACAACAAGGACCACCCGGACCAGGTCCTGGCCAACATCGACCACCCGGAATG AGTTGCACTAGAGACCTTTCAGAAACCAGTTACCATATGCCACAG CAGTTTCATGGTGGTCCACCTGGTCCACCCGGTCAGGGGCCTCCACGTGGTCCACCTGGTCATCCTGGTGGACCTCCGGGTGATCCGAGAGGTGCCCAACCACGTCCAGAATGGAATAGACCACCAG GAATGCATCACGGGCCTCAGGGACCACCAGGTTTCCCTCAACATCAACATATGCAAGGCCCGCAACCTGGTCAAGGCCCACCACAGAGAGGACCTCCTCCAGGTTCTATGGGTG GAATGTTGCCAGGTCCAGGAGGACCCCCGCCCGGACACGGAGGACCGCCTCAAGGACCACCGCAAGGACCTCCGGGAGGACCAGCGCCGCACGTTAATCCAGCATTCTTCCCGCAAGGACCGCCTCATCAACATCCGGGACAACATCCACCAGGTCCTCCAGGTCCACCTCATGGACCACCACACGGTCCACCTCATGGTCCTCCCCATGGTCCTCCTCACGGACCTCCTCATGGTCAGCCTCATGGGCCTCCTCATGTGCCACCGCACGGTTATGGACCACCTGCGACacaa CCACCCTACGGTGCACCGGGACCCGATCATCGCCCAGAAGGACCTCCTCCACTCACAGAACAAGAATTCGAAGAGATTATGAGTCGAAATAGAACAGTTTCTTCCTCTGCCATTGCTCGAGCAGTGTCAGACGCTGCGGCAGGAGAATACGCGAGCGCCATAGAAACCTTGGTTACAGCCATTTCCTTGATAAAGCAATCCAAGGTCGCTGCAGACGACAGATGCAAAATTCTGATCAGTTCTCTACAAGATACTTTACGCGGTGTTGAAACCAAGAGCTACGGCTCCGCGCGAAGAG AACGATCACGTTCGCGCGATAGAGAACGCAGTCACAGGAGGAGGCGCGAACGATCAAGAAGCCGTGACAGAGAGTACAGAGAGAGAAGCAGGGATAGGGACAGAGAGCGCGACAGAGAACGCGATCGTGAGAGGGAAAGAGATCGTGATCGTGACAGGGAACGTTATTACAGTGAACCATATCCACGGGAGAGATCACGAAGCAGGGAGAGGGAACGTGAACGTGAAAGAGATCGCGAGTATAGAGAGCGAAGCAGAGAAGAAAG GTATTATGACGATCGCTACAGAGAACGTGAACGAGACAGAGATCGAGAACGAGAATCAAGCCGCAGACCATCGGAGAGAGAACGAGAACCGGAGCGTGAACGGGAACGTGAACGAGAAAGAGATCGCCGCGACGAACGTGGAGACTCCTCGCATCGCTCGAGACATTAA
- the Cpsf6 gene encoding cleavage and polyadenylation specificity factor subunit 6 isoform X13, translating to MADGDIDLYADDLEQDFAQDEFAGDGVDLYDDVIAAPAGGNGGVSTGNSGDGGGDSTSPKEETNGSAPYHQLGNNIQPNQIGRRHQLYVGNLTWWTSDQDITDAVQSIGVSDFVEVKFFENRANGQSKGFCVISLGSEQSMRICMERLPKKELHGQNPVVTFPTKQALNQFESQCKTRPAPAPQQSQSQRPHNPHQHQPPMPPHQQHPQHPQHPQHSQQNHGPRMMMGPPQGVRPQRMPPPGMGPPGPGGPGQQGPPRIHGPPMGPGPGPHHPLPGHPNQGPPPPPGYQQGPWNGPRPNGPPGPPRGPSGPGAPPQQGPPGPGPGQHRPPGMSCTRDLSETSYHMPQQFHGGPPGPPGQGPPRGPPGHPGGPPGDPRGAQPRPEWNRPPGMHHGPQGPPGFPQHQHMQGPQPGQGPPQRGPPPGSMGGMLPGPGGPPPGHGGPPQGPPQGPPGGPAPHVNPAFFPQGPPHQHPGQHPPGPPGPPHGPPHGPPHGPPHGPPHGPPHGQPHGPPHVPPHGYGPPATQPPYGAPGPDHRPEGPPPLTEQEFEEIMSRNRTVSSSAIARAVSDAAAGEYASAIETLVTAISLIKQSKVAADDRCKILISSLQDTLRGVETKSYGSARRERSRSRDRERSHRRRRERSRSRDREYRERSRDRDRERDRERDRERERDRDRDRERYYSEPYPRERSRSRERERERERDREYRERSREESTTRQSARPRVKEEPPETAPVSSSKASRV from the exons ATGGCGGACGGTGACATTGATTTGTACGCCGACGATCTCGAGCAAGATTTCGCGCAG gATGAGTTTGCTGGTGATGGCGTTGATTTATATGATGACGTGATAGCAGCTCCCGCTGGTGGTAATGGTGGCGTTTCTACAGGCAATAGCGGAGATGGTGGAGGTGACAGTACATCACCAAAGGAAGAAACAAATGGCAGTGCCCCGTATCATCAACTCGGGAATAACATTCAACCAAACCAAATTGGAAGACGTCACCAATTATATGTTGGAAATTTAACTTGG TGGACAAGTGATCAAGATATAACTGATGCAGTACAAAGTATTGGAGTATCTGACTTTGTGGAAGTAAAATTCTTCGAAAATCGAGCAAACGGACAATCCAAAGGCTTCTGCGTGATTTCTCTGGGTTCAGAACAAAGTATGAGAATATGCATGGAAAGATTACCCAAGAAAGAATTACATGGACAAAATCCAGTAGTAACATTTCCTACCAAACAAGCCTTGAATCAA TTCGAGTCTCAGTGCAAGACACGTCCGGCTCCGGCTCCTCAGCAAAGTCAAAGTCAGCGTCCCCATAATCCGCATCAACATCAACCACCAATGCCGCCTCATCAACAGCATCCACAGCATCCCCAACACCCTCAACATTCACAACAAAATCATGGTCCTAGGATGATGATGGGTCCTCCGCAGGGTGTGAGACCACAGAGAATGCCACCACCAGGTATGGGTCCGCCAGGTCCAGGTGGACCTGGCCAACAAGGCCCACCACGTATACATGGTCCACCCATGGGACCTGGACCTGGACCGCATCATCCTTTACCTGGACATCCGAACCAGGGTCCACCACCTCCTCCTGGATATCAACAGGGACCTTGGAACGGTCCAAGACCAAATGGTCCACCTGGACCGCCTAGAGGTCCAAGCGGACCCGGTGCTCCGCCACAACAAGGACCACCCGGACCAGGTCCTGGCCAACATCGACCACCCGGAATG AGTTGCACTAGAGACCTTTCAGAAACCAGTTACCATATGCCACAG CAGTTTCATGGTGGTCCACCTGGTCCACCCGGTCAGGGGCCTCCACGTGGTCCACCTGGTCATCCTGGTGGACCTCCGGGTGATCCGAGAGGTGCCCAACCACGTCCAGAATGGAATAGACCACCAG GAATGCATCACGGGCCTCAGGGACCACCAGGTTTCCCTCAACATCAACATATGCAAGGCCCGCAACCTGGTCAAGGCCCACCACAGAGAGGACCTCCTCCAGGTTCTATGGGTG GAATGTTGCCAGGTCCAGGAGGACCCCCGCCCGGACACGGAGGACCGCCTCAAGGACCACCGCAAGGACCTCCGGGAGGACCAGCGCCGCACGTTAATCCAGCATTCTTCCCGCAAGGACCGCCTCATCAACATCCGGGACAACATCCACCAGGTCCTCCAGGTCCACCTCATGGACCACCACACGGTCCACCTCATGGTCCTCCCCATGGTCCTCCTCACGGACCTCCTCATGGTCAGCCTCATGGGCCTCCTCATGTGCCACCGCACGGTTATGGACCACCTGCGACacaa CCACCCTACGGTGCACCGGGACCCGATCATCGCCCAGAAGGACCTCCTCCACTCACAGAACAAGAATTCGAAGAGATTATGAGTCGAAATAGAACAGTTTCTTCCTCTGCCATTGCTCGAGCAGTGTCAGACGCTGCGGCAGGAGAATACGCGAGCGCCATAGAAACCTTGGTTACAGCCATTTCCTTGATAAAGCAATCCAAGGTCGCTGCAGACGACAGATGCAAAATTCTGATCAGTTCTCTACAAGATACTTTACGCGGTGTTGAAACCAAGAGCTACGGCTCCGCGCGAAGAG AACGATCACGTTCGCGCGATAGAGAACGCAGTCACAGGAGGAGGCGCGAACGATCAAGAAGCCGTGACAGAGAGTACAGAGAGAGAAGCAGGGATAGGGACAGAGAGCGCGACAGAGAACGCGATCGTGAGAGGGAAAGAGATCGTGATCGTGACAGGGAACGTTATTACAGTGAACCATATCCACGGGAGAGATCACGAAGCAGGGAGAGGGAACGTGAACGTGAAAGAGATCGCGAGTATAGAGAGCGAAGCAGAGAAGAAAG TACGACACGTCAGTCAGCCAGGCCAAGAGTAAAAGAAGAACCGCCAGAGACGGCTCCCGTCTCGTCTTCCAAGGCGTCTAG GGTGTAG
- the Cpsf6 gene encoding cleavage and polyadenylation specificity factor subunit 6 isoform X1: MADGDIDLYADDLEQDFAQDEFAGDGVDLYDDVIAAPAGGNGGVSTGNSGDGGGDSTSPKEETNGSAPYHQLGNNIQPNQIGRRHQLYVGNLTWWTSDQDITDAVQSIGVSDFVEVKFFENRANGQSKGFCVISLGSEQSMRICMERLPKKELHGQNPVVTFPTKQALNQFESQCKTRPAPAPQQSQSQRPHNPHQHQPPMPPHQQHPQHPQHPQHSQQNHGPRMMMGPPQGVRPQRMPPPGMGPPGPGGPGQQGPPRIHGPPMGPGPGPHHPLPGHPNQGPPPPPGYQQGPWNGPRPNGPPGPPRGPSGPGAPPQQGPPGPGPGQHRPPGMSCTRDLSETSYHMPQQFHGGPPGPPGQGPPRGPPGHPGGPPGDPRGAQPRPEWNRPPGMHHGPQGPPGFPQHQHMQGPQPGQGPPQRGPPPGSMGGMLPGPGGPPPGHGGPPQGPPQGPPGGPAPHVNPAFFPQGPPHQHPGQHPPGPPGPPHGPPHGPPHGPPHGPPHGPPHGQPHGPPHVPPHGYGPPATQPPYGAPGPDHRPEGPPPLTEQEFEEIMSRNRTVSSSAIARAVSDAAAGEYASAIETLVTAISLIKQSKVAADDRCKILISSLQDTLRGVETKSYGSARRERSRSRDRERSHRRRRERSRSRDREYRERSRDRDRERDRERDRERERDRDRDRERYYSEPYPRERSRSRERERERERDREYRERSREESTTRQSARPRVKEEPPETAPVSSSKASRYYDDRYRERERDRDRERESSRRPSEREREPERERERERERDRRDERGDSSHRSRH, from the exons ATGGCGGACGGTGACATTGATTTGTACGCCGACGATCTCGAGCAAGATTTCGCGCAG gATGAGTTTGCTGGTGATGGCGTTGATTTATATGATGACGTGATAGCAGCTCCCGCTGGTGGTAATGGTGGCGTTTCTACAGGCAATAGCGGAGATGGTGGAGGTGACAGTACATCACCAAAGGAAGAAACAAATGGCAGTGCCCCGTATCATCAACTCGGGAATAACATTCAACCAAACCAAATTGGAAGACGTCACCAATTATATGTTGGAAATTTAACTTGG TGGACAAGTGATCAAGATATAACTGATGCAGTACAAAGTATTGGAGTATCTGACTTTGTGGAAGTAAAATTCTTCGAAAATCGAGCAAACGGACAATCCAAAGGCTTCTGCGTGATTTCTCTGGGTTCAGAACAAAGTATGAGAATATGCATGGAAAGATTACCCAAGAAAGAATTACATGGACAAAATCCAGTAGTAACATTTCCTACCAAACAAGCCTTGAATCAA TTCGAGTCTCAGTGCAAGACACGTCCGGCTCCGGCTCCTCAGCAAAGTCAAAGTCAGCGTCCCCATAATCCGCATCAACATCAACCACCAATGCCGCCTCATCAACAGCATCCACAGCATCCCCAACACCCTCAACATTCACAACAAAATCATGGTCCTAGGATGATGATGGGTCCTCCGCAGGGTGTGAGACCACAGAGAATGCCACCACCAGGTATGGGTCCGCCAGGTCCAGGTGGACCTGGCCAACAAGGCCCACCACGTATACATGGTCCACCCATGGGACCTGGACCTGGACCGCATCATCCTTTACCTGGACATCCGAACCAGGGTCCACCACCTCCTCCTGGATATCAACAGGGACCTTGGAACGGTCCAAGACCAAATGGTCCACCTGGACCGCCTAGAGGTCCAAGCGGACCCGGTGCTCCGCCACAACAAGGACCACCCGGACCAGGTCCTGGCCAACATCGACCACCCGGAATG AGTTGCACTAGAGACCTTTCAGAAACCAGTTACCATATGCCACAG CAGTTTCATGGTGGTCCACCTGGTCCACCCGGTCAGGGGCCTCCACGTGGTCCACCTGGTCATCCTGGTGGACCTCCGGGTGATCCGAGAGGTGCCCAACCACGTCCAGAATGGAATAGACCACCAG GAATGCATCACGGGCCTCAGGGACCACCAGGTTTCCCTCAACATCAACATATGCAAGGCCCGCAACCTGGTCAAGGCCCACCACAGAGAGGACCTCCTCCAGGTTCTATGGGTG GAATGTTGCCAGGTCCAGGAGGACCCCCGCCCGGACACGGAGGACCGCCTCAAGGACCACCGCAAGGACCTCCGGGAGGACCAGCGCCGCACGTTAATCCAGCATTCTTCCCGCAAGGACCGCCTCATCAACATCCGGGACAACATCCACCAGGTCCTCCAGGTCCACCTCATGGACCACCACACGGTCCACCTCATGGTCCTCCCCATGGTCCTCCTCACGGACCTCCTCATGGTCAGCCTCATGGGCCTCCTCATGTGCCACCGCACGGTTATGGACCACCTGCGACacaa CCACCCTACGGTGCACCGGGACCCGATCATCGCCCAGAAGGACCTCCTCCACTCACAGAACAAGAATTCGAAGAGATTATGAGTCGAAATAGAACAGTTTCTTCCTCTGCCATTGCTCGAGCAGTGTCAGACGCTGCGGCAGGAGAATACGCGAGCGCCATAGAAACCTTGGTTACAGCCATTTCCTTGATAAAGCAATCCAAGGTCGCTGCAGACGACAGATGCAAAATTCTGATCAGTTCTCTACAAGATACTTTACGCGGTGTTGAAACCAAGAGCTACGGCTCCGCGCGAAGAG AACGATCACGTTCGCGCGATAGAGAACGCAGTCACAGGAGGAGGCGCGAACGATCAAGAAGCCGTGACAGAGAGTACAGAGAGAGAAGCAGGGATAGGGACAGAGAGCGCGACAGAGAACGCGATCGTGAGAGGGAAAGAGATCGTGATCGTGACAGGGAACGTTATTACAGTGAACCATATCCACGGGAGAGATCACGAAGCAGGGAGAGGGAACGTGAACGTGAAAGAGATCGCGAGTATAGAGAGCGAAGCAGAGAAGAAAG TACGACACGTCAGTCAGCCAGGCCAAGAGTAAAAGAAGAACCGCCAGAGACGGCTCCCGTCTCGTCTTCCAAGGCGTCTAG GTATTATGACGATCGCTACAGAGAACGTGAACGAGACAGAGATCGAGAACGAGAATCAAGCCGCAGACCATCGGAGAGAGAACGAGAACCGGAGCGTGAACGGGAACGTGAACGAGAAAGAGATCGCCGCGACGAACGTGGAGACTCCTCGCATCGCTCGAGACATTAA